CCTTCGGATAGTCATGGCCGATCAGGTAGGTGACGGCGGCGATCCCGTTGAAGACCGAGGCAAGGATGGTAACCGTGACGTAGGTGGCGAACATGGTCCTCCTCTTGGGTTGTGCTTCAAGGACGAGCCGGCCGTACGGGCTGTGACGCGCCCTGTTGTGACCTGAGACACAGGCGAGGGCTGGATCGGCCGTCGACTGTGGACGCCGACCACCGCTGATCAGGCATTGGGGAAGCGACTGAACGGCCGGGGGAGCGGTGCACGAAACTGTCGGAGCGGGTATCTAAAGTGCCGCTGTGCCAATCGAACCGTGGTCCAACGCACAGGTGCTCGCGCTGGCACCCGATCCCAGTTCCGCCAAGGGTGCGCGCAGTGTCAGCGGCGCGGCGAAATGGACCGCCGCCGGGCTCGACGACGACGTGCTCTGGGGGCTGTGCCGGGGCAGCGGCAGCAACCCGTACCAGGCCTGTGTCGACCTGACCGAACCCGCGTACCGCTGCTCCTGTCCGAGTCGCAAGTTCCCCTGCAAACACGCGCTCGGCCTGCTCCTGCTCTGGTCCGACGGCGGGGTGACCGAGCAGGCCGCACCCGACTGGGTGCGGGAGTGGCAGGAGAAGCGCTCGGCCCGGGCCGCGAACACCGCCGCCAAACGCGCCCAGGCCGGTCCCGTCGACCAGGCCGCCGCCGAGAAGCGGGCCGGGCAACGGGCGGACCGGGTCACGGCCGGCCTGACCGAACTCGACCGGTGGCTGACCGACCAGGTGACCCAGGGGCTGGCCGGCGCACAGCGCGCCGGCTCCGTGCCGTACGCGACGATGGCCGCCCGCCTGGTCGACGCCCAGGCGTCAACGGTCGCCGGCACGGTGCGCCGCGTCGGCGAGGTCGTCGGTGTCGGGGCGGACTGGGCCGACCGGCTCCTCGGCGAACTGTCACTGCTGCGGCTGCTGGTCGCCGGGCACTCCCGGATCGAGGAACTGCCGGCGGAACTGGCCGCCACCGTACGGAGCCGGGTCGGCCTCCCGGTCACCACCGAGGAGGTGCTCGCCGGCCCGGCGCTGCGTGACCGCTGGCAGGTGCTCGGCCACGTGGACCTCCCCGACGAGCGGCTGGTGGCCCGCCGGACCTGGCTGCACGGCATCGAGTCCGGACGGTCCGCGCTGCTGCTCGCCTTCGCCGCGCCCGGTCAGGCGTTGCCGGCGGACGTGGTGCCGGGCAGCGTGCTCGACGCCGAACTCTGCTGGTACCCGGGGGCGTTCCCACAGCGGGCCCTGCTCGCCCGCCGGCACGGCACCGCGCCGGCCGGACCACCGGTCGGTGCCGTCTCCGTCCGTGACGCGCTCGCCGGCTGGAGCGCGGCGCTCGCCGCCGAGCCGTGGTGCGACCAGGTGGTGATGCTCCTCGCCGACGTGGTGCCCACCGTGGACGGCCACCTCATCGACAGGGCCGGCGACGCCATCGCACTGCGACCGGCGGACAACCCGCCGTGGTGGTTGCTCGCCGCCGCCGGTGGCCGCCCGGTTCCGGTGGCCGGCGAGTACGGCCCGGCCGGATTCCGTCCGTTGGCGGCCTGGCCCGACGGTGAGTACGTGCCGGCCCCGGCCCGTACCGGTGCGGACCTGCGCCCGGCGCAGCTCCCACCGGAACTCGTCTCGGCCGCCCTGGTCGGCACCGGCCGTCGGCCGTTCACCGCCGTGACCATCGACCTCGGCGGACGGGCCCTGCCCGTGGTCTCCGGTGCTGATCCGGCGACCACTCTGCTCGACACCGCGGCGGTGGCGTTGACCTACCAGCGGGCCGGCGTCACCGCTGATCCCGGCCGGTCCCCGGTCGAGGCGGCACCGGCGGAGACCCGCCCGGTGGTACCGGCTCCAGCGGCTCGCCGGCTCGCCTCGCTCCTGGCCGACGGCGGTGGACCCGGCGGCGCCGAACTGGGACAACGCCTACTCGGCGGTTGGCTGCGGCTCGCCGCCGAGCGCGGCTACCTGGCCCCGGCGCAGAGCCTGCCCGCGCTGCTGGAGAGCGGCCGGCGCAGCAGTGCGCTTCGCGCCCCGCTCGCCACTGTCGCCGGTCGTCGCGGCGGGTGGCTCGCCGCCCAGAACGCCGAGTGGAGCTATCTGCTGACCGAGGCGGCTCCCGATCCGAACCCGGGCGACTGGGCCACCGGCACCCCGGGCGAGCGGCTGGCCTACCTGGTGGCGCTGCGCCGTGCCGACCCGGCAGCCGGTCTCGACCTGCTCGTCGGGGTCTTCGACGACGAGGCGCCGGAGGATCGGGCCCGGTTCGTCGGTGCCCTCGCCAACGGTCTGGCCGACCGGGACGAGCCCCTGCTCGAACGGGCACTGGACGATCGCCGCAAGGAGGTGCGGGAGGCGGCCGCCGGGCTGCTCTGTGGGCTGCCGGGCTCGGCGCTGCGGGGCCGGATGGCGCGCCGGGCGCTCGGCTGCGTCCGCCTCGACGGCGGACAGCTGGTCGTCACCCCACCGACCGAATGTGACGCCGGGATGCGCCGGGACGGAATCCCGCCGAAGGGCCCGCAGGGCGTCGGCGTCGGTGCCTGGCTGCTGGGCGAGGTGGTCGCGCGTACGCCGCTGGAGGCCTGGTGCGGCGCGTTCGACCGGACAGCCGAGGAGATACTGGCCCTGCCCGTGGCCGACGACTGGGGCCCGGTGCTGCACCGGGGACTCGCCCGGGCGGCGGTGGCGCAGCGCGACTCCGGGTGGTTGGTTCCGCTCGCCGACGAGATGTCGCAGGACCTCGACCGGCACGACGAGCGGTTGACCGCCCAGTTGTACGAGGCGCTCTCCCCCTCCGACCTGGCCCGGTACGCGACGGCAGCGTTGCGCCGATCCCAGGGCCGCGCGCTGCGGGTCGTCGAACTGCACCCGGGACCGTGGCCCGAACCGCTCGCCGACGCGGTGGTCGAGTCGATCGGTGCCCTGGTCCGGGGCGACCATCGGACCGAATGGCAGGCCGGCGAACTCTGCCGCATCGCCGCCACCGCCCTGCCGCCCGCCTACGCCGCCCAGCTCGCCGAGCTGGCCGACACGATCGAGCGGGAGCACCCCGAGACCCGGCGCGGCGGCGTTGTCCGCCGGCTCGCCGCCACCCTGACCTTCCGGCACGAGATGTACGAGGAGCTCCGATGACCGCCCTGCGCCCCCACGCCGAGCAACTGTTCGCCGAGGAACTGGCCGCGCTCGCCAGTGTGGACGACCGGCCCCGTCCGCCCGGCTGGCGGCTCTCGCCGCAGGCGGTGGTGACCTACCTGCTCGGCGACGACGCCAAGATCACCCCGAAGTACGTTGGCCCGCGTCGGCTGATGGAGGTCGCGGTGGCCACCCTGGCGACCGACCGGGCGCTACTCCTGCTCGGCGTTCCCGGCACCGCCAAGACCTGGGTCTCCGAGCACCTCGCCGCGGCCATCTCGGGCGACTCGACCCTGCTGGTGCAGGGGACCGCCGGTACTCCGGAGGAGGCCATCCGGTACGGCTGGAACTATGCCCGCCTGCTCGCCGAGGGACCCTCGACGGCAGCGCTGGTGCCGAGCCCGGTGATGCGGGCGATGGAGACCGGCACGATCGCCCGGGTGGAGGAGCTGACCCGGGTCCCGTCCGACGTACAGGACACGTTGATCACGATCCTCTCCGAGAAGACCCTGCCCGTACCGGAACTCGCCAGCGAGGTGCAGGCGACCAAGGGCTTCAACATCATCGCCACCGCCAACGACCGGGACCGGGGCGTGAACGAGCTCTCCAGTGCGCTGCGCCGCCGGTTCAACACCATTGTGCTGCCGGTGCCGGCCTCCGCCGACGAGGAGGTCGACATCGTCGCCCGCCGGGTGGCACAACTCGGGCGCTCGCTGGAACTGCCGGAGGTGCCGCCGGCCCTGGAGGAGATCCGCCGCGTGGTCACGGTCTTCCGTGAGCTGCGCAGCGGCCTGACCGAGGACGGCCGGACCAAGGTGAAATCGCCGACCGGCACCCTCTCCACGGCCGAGGCGATCTCCGTGGTGACCAACGGTTGGGCGCTCGCCGCTCACTTCGGCGACGGGGTGCTCCGCCCCGGCGACGTGGCCGCCGGCATCGTCGGCGCCGTGATCAAGGATCCGAGCAGCGACCCCGTCGTGTGGCGTGAATACCTGGAGACCGTGGTCCGTGAGCGGGACGGCTGGACCGCCTTCTACCGCGCCGCCCGCGATGCCTGAGCGCTTCTACGGGGTACGCCACCACGGTCCCGGATCGGCCCGTGCGGTGCTGGCGGCGCTGACCGAGCAACGCCCCGACCTGCTGCTGATCGAAGGCCCGCCGGAAGCCGACGACCTGGTCCGATGGGTCGCCGACAAGGGCCTGGAGCCGCCGGTCGCCCTGCTCGGCTACGCCGCCGACGACCCGCGCCGGGCGGCGTACTGGCCGTTCGCGGTCTTCTCCCCGGAATGGCAGGCGATCCGCTGGGCGGTCGACCATGACGTACCGGTCCGCTTCTTCGACCTGCCGTACGCGTACCGGCTCGGTGAGGCCCGCGCCGGCGACGGGGCGGAGCTGCCGGAAGCCGAGACCGGCGCCGACGGGGGCACCGGGATCGACGGCCCGTTCGGCGACGACGCGGAGACCCGACCGGGTGAACCGGAGCAGCCGGTCCGGCCGGTCGATCCGATCGCCGAACTCGCCGCCGCCGCCGGCTACGACGACCCGGAGCGCTGGTGGGAGGACATCGTCGAGCATCGTGGGGCGCCCGCCTTCGAGGCGATCGGGGAGGCGATGGCCGCGATCCGGGCCGAATCCCCGGAGGACCCGGACGACCTGCTCCGCGAGGCGTACATGCGGGGGGTGCTGCGCGAGGCGCGCAAGAGTCATCGGAACCTCGCCGTCGTCTGTGGGGCGTGGCACGTGCCGGCGCTGACCGCCACGGTGTCAGCGGGCCACGACAACGCGTTGCTCAAGGGACGACGTAAGAGCAAGGTCACCTTCACCTGGGTGCCCTGGACGTACGGCCGGCTCGCCTCCTGGCAGGGCTACGGCGCCGGGGTCCGCTCGCCCGGTTGGTACCACCACCTGTTCACCGCCCAGGACGAGGTGGTGACCCGTTGGCTGGTCGCCGCCGCCGGGGTGTTGCGGGCGGAGGGTGTGCCTACCTCGTCGGCACATGTCATCGAGGCGGTTCGGCTGGCCGAGGCACTGGCCACCATCCGGGGCCGTCCCCTGGCGGGGCTCGCCGAGCTGACCGAGGCGACCCGTTCGGTGATCTGCGAAGGCGACGATCTGCGGCTCGACCTGGTCGACCGGCAGCTCGTCGTCGGTGAGCGGCTCGGCGCGGTGCCCGACGACATGCCCGCGGTGCCGCTCGCCCGTGACCTGGCCGCGCAACAGCGCACACTGCGGCTCAAACCGGAGGCGCTCGACCGGGAACTCGACCTGGACCTGCGCAAGGAGATCGACCTCGGGCGAAGCCGGTTGCTGCACCGGCTGCGACTGCTCGGCATCGGGTGGGGCGAGCCGACCCGGGGGCGGCAGGGCAAGGGCACCTTCCGGGAGACCTGGCGGTTGCGCTGGCTACCGGAGTTCGCGGTCGCGGTGGTCGAGGCCGGCGCGCACGGTACGACCGTCCAGCACGCCGCCACCACGAAGATCACCACGGCGGCACAGGACGCCGAGGGGCTCGCCGAGGTGACCCCGTTGGTCGAGCAGGCCCTGCTCGCCGACCTGACCGACGCGTACCCGGCGGTGCTTCGGGCGCTGCACCATCGCGCCGCGCTCGACGCCGACGTGACCCGGCTGATGGCGGCCGTGCCGCCGCTGGCCCGCACCCTGCGCTACGGCGACGTCCGGGGCACCGAACTTGGCCCGCTCCGTACGGTCACCACGGGGCTGCTGGTCCGGATCTGCGTCGGCCTGCCTCCGGCGCTCCGGTCGCTCTCCGACGACGCGGCCCGGACGATGCGCGACCACATCGACGCGGTGCACGCCGCGCTGGGTCTGCTGGAGGAGCCGGAGCCGCGCGAGCGGTGGCTCGACACCCTGGCCGGGCTGGCAGCCCGGGACACCGAGGCACATCCGGGAGCGGACCAGCCGACCCATGGGCTGGTCGCCGGTCGGCTGACCCGGATCCTGCACGACGCGGGACGGCTCGACGCGGACGAGACCCGGCGCCGGATGGGTCTGGTCCTCACCCCCGGGACGCCGCCCGCCCAGGCGGCCCACTGGATCGAGGGCTTCCTCGCTGGCGGAGGACTGCTCTTCGTCCACGACACCGCACTGCTGGGCCTGGTGGACGAGTGGCTGACCGGGATCGCCCCGGAGGTCTTCACCGACGTGCTGCCGTTGCTGCGGCGTACGTTCGGCGCCTTCGCCCCACCGGAACGGCGGGCCATCGGCGAGCGGGTCCGGGGTGGCCGGCCGGACGCCGACCAGCCGGGCCAGCGGTTGCCGCTCGACCACGACCGGGCCGCCGGGGTCCTGCCCACCCTGGCCACCCTGCTCGGCCATCAACCACTGCTAGGGGGTCCGCGTGCACACGGCTGACGAGGAGAGGTTGCGCCGCTGGCGTCTGGTGCTCGGCGGGGCGGCCGACGGTCCGTGCGGGCAGCCCACCGGCGCCGACGCGGGGATGGACGCCGCGCTCGCCGCGCTCTACGACAGCGCTGGCGATGCCGACGGCGGCCAGAACCGGCAGCGCTCGGCCGGGCTCTCCGCCTCCGCGCCCCGGGTCGCCCGCTGGCTCGGTGACATCCGGGAATACTTCCCCAGCACGGTGGTCCAGGTGATGCAGGCCGACGCGATCGAGCGGCTCAACCTCACCAGTCTGCTGCTCGAACCGGAGATGCTGACCGCGGTCGAGCCCGACGTGCACCTGGTCGGCACCCTGCTCTCCCTTAACCGGGTGATGCCGGACAAGACCAAGGACCTGGCCCGCCAGGTGGTCCGGCGAGTGGTGGAGGAGCTGGAACGACGGGTGGCGCAGCGGACCCGGGCCGCGGTGACCGGGGCGCTGAACCGGGCCACCCGCGTCGACCGGCCGAGGCACGCCGACATCGACTGGAACCGCACCATCCGGGTAAACCTGAAGCATTACCAGCCGGAGTACCGCACCATCGTGCCGGAACGCCTGATCGGCTACGGCCGGCGCAACACGGCGGTGCAACGGGACGTGGTGCTCTGCGTCGACCAGTCGGGTTCGATGGCCGCCTCCGTGGTCTACTCCGGCATCT
The Micromonospora pisi DNA segment above includes these coding regions:
- a CDS encoding DUF5682 family protein, producing the protein MPERFYGVRHHGPGSARAVLAALTEQRPDLLLIEGPPEADDLVRWVADKGLEPPVALLGYAADDPRRAAYWPFAVFSPEWQAIRWAVDHDVPVRFFDLPYAYRLGEARAGDGAELPEAETGADGGTGIDGPFGDDAETRPGEPEQPVRPVDPIAELAAAAGYDDPERWWEDIVEHRGAPAFEAIGEAMAAIRAESPEDPDDLLREAYMRGVLREARKSHRNLAVVCGAWHVPALTATVSAGHDNALLKGRRKSKVTFTWVPWTYGRLASWQGYGAGVRSPGWYHHLFTAQDEVVTRWLVAAAGVLRAEGVPTSSAHVIEAVRLAEALATIRGRPLAGLAELTEATRSVICEGDDLRLDLVDRQLVVGERLGAVPDDMPAVPLARDLAAQQRTLRLKPEALDRELDLDLRKEIDLGRSRLLHRLRLLGIGWGEPTRGRQGKGTFRETWRLRWLPEFAVAVVEAGAHGTTVQHAATTKITTAAQDAEGLAEVTPLVEQALLADLTDAYPAVLRALHHRAALDADVTRLMAAVPPLARTLRYGDVRGTELGPLRTVTTGLLVRICVGLPPALRSLSDDAARTMRDHIDAVHAALGLLEEPEPRERWLDTLAGLAARDTEAHPGADQPTHGLVAGRLTRILHDAGRLDADETRRRMGLVLTPGTPPAQAAHWIEGFLAGGGLLFVHDTALLGLVDEWLTGIAPEVFTDVLPLLRRTFGAFAPPERRAIGERVRGGRPDADQPGQRLPLDHDRAAGVLPTLATLLGHQPLLGGPRAHG
- a CDS encoding VWA domain-containing protein, with the translated sequence MHTADEERLRRWRLVLGGAADGPCGQPTGADAGMDAALAALYDSAGDADGGQNRQRSAGLSASAPRVARWLGDIREYFPSTVVQVMQADAIERLNLTSLLLEPEMLTAVEPDVHLVGTLLSLNRVMPDKTKDLARQVVRRVVEELERRVAQRTRAAVTGALNRATRVDRPRHADIDWNRTIRVNLKHYQPEYRTIVPERLIGYGRRNTAVQRDVVLCVDQSGSMAASVVYSGIFSAVLASMRSLRTSLVVFDTAVVDLTDQLSDPVEVLFGTQLGGGTDINRAIGYSQGLITRPRDSIFVLISDLYEGGVRAEMLRRVAAMVEAGVQVVVLLALSDEGAPAYDHENAAALAALGVPAFACTPDAFPDLMAAAIERRDLRAFAERFAGR
- a CDS encoding ATP-binding protein; its protein translation is MTALRPHAEQLFAEELAALASVDDRPRPPGWRLSPQAVVTYLLGDDAKITPKYVGPRRLMEVAVATLATDRALLLLGVPGTAKTWVSEHLAAAISGDSTLLVQGTAGTPEEAIRYGWNYARLLAEGPSTAALVPSPVMRAMETGTIARVEELTRVPSDVQDTLITILSEKTLPVPELASEVQATKGFNIIATANDRDRGVNELSSALRRRFNTIVLPVPASADEEVDIVARRVAQLGRSLELPEVPPALEEIRRVVTVFRELRSGLTEDGRTKVKSPTGTLSTAEAISVVTNGWALAAHFGDGVLRPGDVAAGIVGAVIKDPSSDPVVWREYLETVVRERDGWTAFYRAARDA
- a CDS encoding DUF5691 domain-containing protein, which gives rise to MPIEPWSNAQVLALAPDPSSAKGARSVSGAAKWTAAGLDDDVLWGLCRGSGSNPYQACVDLTEPAYRCSCPSRKFPCKHALGLLLLWSDGGVTEQAAPDWVREWQEKRSARAANTAAKRAQAGPVDQAAAEKRAGQRADRVTAGLTELDRWLTDQVTQGLAGAQRAGSVPYATMAARLVDAQASTVAGTVRRVGEVVGVGADWADRLLGELSLLRLLVAGHSRIEELPAELAATVRSRVGLPVTTEEVLAGPALRDRWQVLGHVDLPDERLVARRTWLHGIESGRSALLLAFAAPGQALPADVVPGSVLDAELCWYPGAFPQRALLARRHGTAPAGPPVGAVSVRDALAGWSAALAAEPWCDQVVMLLADVVPTVDGHLIDRAGDAIALRPADNPPWWLLAAAGGRPVPVAGEYGPAGFRPLAAWPDGEYVPAPARTGADLRPAQLPPELVSAALVGTGRRPFTAVTIDLGGRALPVVSGADPATTLLDTAAVALTYQRAGVTADPGRSPVEAAPAETRPVVPAPAARRLASLLADGGGPGGAELGQRLLGGWLRLAAERGYLAPAQSLPALLESGRRSSALRAPLATVAGRRGGWLAAQNAEWSYLLTEAAPDPNPGDWATGTPGERLAYLVALRRADPAAGLDLLVGVFDDEAPEDRARFVGALANGLADRDEPLLERALDDRRKEVREAAAGLLCGLPGSALRGRMARRALGCVRLDGGQLVVTPPTECDAGMRRDGIPPKGPQGVGVGAWLLGEVVARTPLEAWCGAFDRTAEEILALPVADDWGPVLHRGLARAAVAQRDSGWLVPLADEMSQDLDRHDERLTAQLYEALSPSDLARYATAALRRSQGRALRVVELHPGPWPEPLADAVVESIGALVRGDHRTEWQAGELCRIAATALPPAYAAQLAELADTIEREHPETRRGGVVRRLAATLTFRHEMYEELR